In the Streptomyces sp. f51 genome, one interval contains:
- a CDS encoding dihydrodipicolinate synthase family protein, with protein sequence MTLRLPDAEGRLRTHEPRTEPLALLPAGPPLTSRTVFAAAHVVADPYADVSPGSPAAVDWDATLAFRRHLWSHGLAVAEAMDTSQRGMGLDWAGAAELIRRSSAEAAATGGRIACGAGTDQLTGPAALADVRAAYEEQLALVEESGAQPVLMASRALARAATGPEDYLDVYGHLLRQSAGPVILHWLGPMFDPALEGYWGSDDPDTATEVFLEVIAAHPDKVDGVKISLLDARREVALRRRLPDGVRCYTGDDFGYPELIAGDGHGFSHALLGVFDPLAPLAARAVRALDTGDTGGFRELLDPTVELARHLFRPPTRFYKTGVVLLAWLAGHQEHFAMVGGLQSARSLPHLARAYELADLLGLFPDPERAEARMRTLLALYGVPA encoded by the coding sequence GTGACCCTCCGACTCCCGGACGCGGAAGGCCGGTTGCGGACCCACGAGCCCCGCACGGAGCCCCTCGCCCTCCTCCCGGCCGGCCCGCCCCTCACCTCCCGTACGGTCTTCGCGGCCGCCCATGTCGTCGCCGACCCGTACGCGGACGTCTCGCCCGGCTCGCCCGCCGCCGTCGACTGGGACGCCACGCTCGCCTTCAGGCGCCATCTGTGGTCGCACGGCCTCGCGGTCGCCGAGGCCATGGACACCTCCCAGCGGGGCATGGGCCTGGACTGGGCCGGGGCCGCCGAACTGATCCGCAGATCCTCGGCCGAGGCCGCGGCCACCGGCGGCCGGATCGCCTGCGGAGCCGGCACGGACCAGCTCACCGGCCCGGCCGCGCTCGCCGACGTACGGGCCGCGTACGAGGAACAGCTCGCCCTCGTCGAGGAGTCGGGCGCGCAGCCGGTCCTCATGGCCTCTCGCGCGCTCGCCCGCGCCGCCACCGGACCCGAGGACTACCTCGACGTCTACGGCCATCTCCTGCGCCAGTCCGCGGGACCGGTGATCCTGCACTGGCTCGGCCCGATGTTCGACCCTGCCCTTGAGGGCTACTGGGGATCGGACGACCCGGACACGGCGACGGAGGTGTTCCTGGAGGTGATCGCCGCCCACCCGGACAAGGTGGACGGCGTCAAGATCTCCCTGCTGGACGCCCGCCGGGAGGTCGCCCTGCGCCGCCGCCTCCCCGACGGTGTCCGCTGCTACACCGGTGACGACTTCGGCTACCCCGAGCTGATCGCGGGCGACGGACACGGGTTCAGCCACGCGCTGCTCGGCGTCTTCGACCCGCTCGCCCCGCTCGCCGCGCGGGCGGTGCGCGCCCTGGACACCGGGGACACCGGGGGATTCCGTGAACTCCTCGATCCGACCGTCGAGTTGGCCCGGCATCTCTTCCGGCCCCCGACCCGCTTCTACAAGACGGGAGTCGTCCTGCTGGCCTGGCTCGCTGGCCACCAGGAGCACTTCGCGATGGTGGGCGGCCTCCAGTCGGCGCGCTCCCTGCCGCACCTCGCCCGCGCCTACGAACTGGCCGACCTGCTGGGCCTGTTCCCCGATCCGGAACGCGCCGAGGCCCGGATGAGGACCCTGCTCGCCCTGTACGGGGTTCCCGCGTGA
- a CDS encoding LacI family DNA-binding transcriptional regulator, translating into MTVTLADVAARAQVSPATVSRVLNGNYPVASSTRERVLRAVDELDYVLNGPASSLAAATSDLVGILVNDIADPFFGIMAAAIQSEIVGPGGRAGGERLGVVCNTGGSPERELTYLTLLQRQRAAAVVLTGGAIEDTAHADAVAAKLRKLTEAGTRVVLCGRPPAPEAPRAIALTFDNRGGGRQLTEHLIGLGHRRLGYIAGPGERTTTRHRLEGHRAALDAHGIEDDPRRTVHGRYDRRSGYEATLELLRRDPSLTAVVAANDTVALGACAALRDSGMRIPHDVSVAGFDDLPFSIDAVPALTTVRLPLSEAGARAGRIAMSREEPPPGGIATVRGELMVRGSTAGPRD; encoded by the coding sequence ATGACGGTGACCCTGGCGGACGTGGCGGCCCGCGCGCAGGTCTCTCCCGCGACGGTGTCGCGCGTACTGAACGGGAACTACCCCGTGGCCTCCTCGACGCGCGAGCGGGTGCTGCGCGCGGTGGACGAGCTGGACTACGTGCTGAACGGGCCGGCGAGTTCGCTGGCCGCGGCGACCTCCGACCTCGTCGGCATCCTGGTCAACGACATCGCCGACCCCTTCTTCGGGATCATGGCGGCGGCGATCCAGTCGGAGATCGTCGGGCCCGGGGGGCGCGCGGGCGGCGAACGGCTCGGGGTCGTCTGCAACACCGGCGGCTCCCCGGAGCGCGAACTCACCTATCTCACGCTCCTCCAGCGCCAGCGCGCCGCCGCGGTCGTGCTCACCGGCGGCGCGATAGAGGACACCGCCCACGCGGACGCCGTCGCCGCCAAGCTGCGCAAGCTGACGGAGGCGGGCACCCGGGTCGTGCTGTGCGGACGGCCGCCCGCGCCGGAGGCGCCCCGGGCGATCGCGCTCACCTTCGACAACCGGGGCGGCGGCAGGCAGCTGACCGAGCACCTGATCGGTCTCGGCCACCGGCGGCTCGGGTACATCGCGGGCCCCGGGGAGCGCACGACGACCCGCCACCGGCTGGAGGGGCACCGGGCCGCGCTCGACGCCCACGGCATCGAGGACGATCCGCGGCGCACCGTGCACGGCCGCTACGACCGCCGGTCCGGTTACGAGGCCACCCTCGAACTCCTGCGCCGGGACCCGTCGTTGACGGCCGTCGTCGCCGCGAACGACACCGTCGCGCTCGGCGCCTGTGCCGCCCTGCGGGACTCCGGGATGCGGATCCCCCACGACGTGTCCGTCGCGGGCTTCGACGATCTGCCGTTCAGCATCGACGCGGTGCCGGCCCTCACGACCGTACGGCTGCCGCTCTCCGAGGCGGGCGCCCGCGCCGGCCGGATCGCCATGAGCCGCGAGGAGCCGCCGCCGGGCGGGATCGCCACGGTGCGCGGGGAGTTGATGGTGCGGGGGTCAACCGCGGGCCCCCGCGACTGA
- a CDS encoding bifunctional helix-turn-helix transcriptional regulator/GNAT family N-acetyltransferase, translating into MTVQDIRSFSRLCTDVVGALDPGRHPDAPYTPAESRVLYELARAPASDAVDPLAELPLDGGRLARILDTFEQDGLVERAASEDPAPRRITLTARGLEAAALLDERAHERAVALLAALPPADRPRLAEAMRTVRTLLGDARTAPRPEDVLLREPGPGDLGWIVQRNAALYAAEYGWNTDYEGLVARIVADFAEDHDPHLERVWIAELDGRPVGCVMCVRDDAPGTARLRLLLVEPEARGLGVGDRLVGAVTGFARGVGYHDLVLWTNDVLAAAGRIYRRHGFTLVGEKPHRSFGVDLTGQDWRLDLRAGLD; encoded by the coding sequence ATGACCGTCCAGGACATCCGCTCCTTCAGCCGCTTGTGCACGGACGTCGTCGGCGCGCTCGACCCCGGCCGCCACCCGGACGCGCCGTACACGCCGGCCGAGTCCCGCGTCCTGTACGAACTGGCGCGCGCGCCCGCGTCCGACGCCGTCGACCCACTGGCCGAACTCCCGCTGGACGGCGGCCGCTTGGCCCGGATCCTGGACACGTTCGAGCAGGACGGGCTGGTGGAGCGCGCCGCGTCGGAGGACCCCGCGCCCCGCCGGATCACGCTCACCGCGCGCGGCCTGGAGGCCGCCGCGCTGCTGGACGAGCGGGCCCACGAGCGTGCCGTCGCCCTGCTGGCGGCCCTGCCGCCGGCGGACCGGCCGCGGCTGGCGGAGGCGATGCGCACGGTGCGCACGCTCCTGGGCGACGCGCGGACCGCACCGCGCCCCGAGGACGTCCTGCTGCGCGAGCCGGGCCCCGGCGACCTCGGCTGGATCGTGCAGCGCAACGCGGCGCTCTACGCGGCCGAGTACGGCTGGAACACCGACTACGAGGGGCTGGTCGCGCGGATCGTCGCCGACTTCGCCGAGGACCACGACCCGCACCTGGAGCGGGTGTGGATCGCCGAGCTCGACGGGCGGCCCGTCGGGTGCGTGATGTGCGTACGGGACGACGCTCCCGGCACCGCCCGCCTGCGGCTGCTGCTGGTGGAGCCCGAGGCGCGGGGTCTCGGCGTCGGCGACCGCCTCGTCGGGGCCGTCACCGGCTTCGCCCGTGGCGTCGGCTACCACGATCTCGTCCTGTGGACCAACGACGTCCTGGCCGCAGCCGGGCGGATCTACCGGCGCCACGGTTTCACCCTCGTGGGCGAGAAGCCGCACCGGTCCTTCGGCGTGGATCTGACCGGCCAGGACTGGCGTCTCGACCTGCGTGCCGGGCTGGACTGA
- a CDS encoding alpha/beta hydrolase, whose amino-acid sequence MSTHDTDSPANDRPANEGLANGGLANGEPAPGARSFLILHGWQNHRPPGHWQHWLAGRLAELGQHVVYPQLPDPDDPDPEVWLAELARHLDALRGPERVVLAHSLSAVLWLHAVARGLPGAAAVDRVLLVAPPSASVLADLPEITGFTLEEGDFTVPASTRLVAGDDDPYCPEGAGAVYGDPLGVRTQVLAGAGHLGMDAGYGPWPSVLEWCLDGAAPITVRAS is encoded by the coding sequence ATGAGCACGCACGACACCGACAGTCCCGCGAACGACCGTCCCGCGAACGAGGGCCTCGCGAACGGCGGCCTCGCGAACGGCGAACCCGCGCCGGGCGCGCGGTCCTTCCTGATCCTGCACGGCTGGCAGAACCACCGCCCGCCGGGCCACTGGCAGCACTGGCTCGCCGGGCGGCTCGCGGAGCTGGGGCAGCACGTCGTCTATCCCCAGCTCCCCGATCCCGACGACCCGGACCCGGAGGTGTGGCTGGCGGAGCTGGCCCGCCATCTCGACGCCCTGCGCGGGCCCGAACGCGTGGTCCTCGCCCACAGCCTCTCGGCCGTGCTGTGGCTGCACGCCGTGGCCCGCGGGCTGCCGGGCGCGGCGGCCGTCGACCGGGTTCTGCTCGTCGCCCCGCCGTCGGCCTCCGTCCTCGCGGACCTGCCGGAGATCACCGGATTCACCCTGGAGGAAGGGGACTTCACCGTCCCCGCGTCCACCCGCCTGGTCGCGGGCGACGACGACCCGTACTGCCCCGAGGGCGCCGGTGCCGTCTACGGCGACCCCCTGGGCGTACGGACGCAGGTGCTGGCCGGGGCCGGGCATCTCGGCATGGACGCCGGCTACGGGCCCTGGCCCTCCGTGCTGGAGTGGTGTCTGGACGGGGCGGCGCCGATCACCGTCCGCGCGAGCTAG
- a CDS encoding sugar phosphate isomerase/epimerase family protein — MNALARLSVNQMTVRQLSLPELVSGCWELGIPGVGLWREPVRSYGLDATARLVRDAGLAVTTLCRGGFLTAIDPGERRRSLDDNRAAVDEAAALGTDTLVLVSGGLPTGSKDLRGARERIADALGELGPYAAAHGVRLAVEPLHPMYAADRCVVSTLAQALDLVERLPADQAGVTVDTYHLWWDDTAPAQIARAGAGGRIHAFQLADWTTPLPAGVLDGRGQLGDGSVDLRAWCALVEAAGYTGPVEVELFNRRLWARDGHEVLAETAARFAEHAG; from the coding sequence GTGAACGCCCTCGCCCGTCTCTCCGTCAACCAGATGACGGTCCGACAGCTGTCCCTGCCCGAACTGGTGTCAGGGTGCTGGGAGTTGGGCATCCCGGGTGTCGGCCTGTGGCGGGAACCCGTGCGCTCGTACGGCCTGGACGCCACCGCGCGGCTCGTGCGCGACGCGGGCCTGGCCGTCACCACCCTGTGCCGGGGCGGCTTCCTCACGGCGATCGACCCGGGGGAGCGCCGGCGGTCCCTGGACGACAACAGGGCCGCCGTCGACGAGGCCGCGGCCCTCGGCACCGACACGCTCGTCCTCGTCTCCGGCGGTCTGCCGACCGGATCGAAGGACCTGCGCGGCGCCCGGGAGCGGATCGCCGACGCGCTCGGCGAACTGGGCCCGTACGCCGCCGCGCACGGGGTGCGCCTCGCCGTCGAACCGCTCCACCCCATGTACGCGGCCGACCGCTGTGTGGTCTCCACCCTCGCCCAGGCCCTGGACCTCGTGGAACGCCTCCCCGCCGACCAGGCGGGCGTCACCGTCGACACGTACCACCTGTGGTGGGACGACACCGCCCCCGCGCAGATCGCGCGCGCCGGGGCGGGGGGCCGTATCCACGCCTTCCAGCTCGCCGACTGGACCACCCCGCTTCCCGCGGGCGTGCTCGACGGCCGGGGTCAGCTCGGCGACGGCTCGGTCGACCTCCGCGCCTGGTGTGCCCTGGTCGAGGCGGCGGGCTACACCGGGCCCGTCGAGGTCGAGCTCTTCAACCGGCGCCTGTGGGCCAGGGACGGACACGAGGTGCTGGCGGAGACGGCGGCCCGTTTCGCGGAGCACGCCGGCTGA
- a CDS encoding citrate synthase → MSDNSVVLRFGDGEYTYPVIDSTVGDKGFDIGKLRAQTGLVTLDSGYGNTAAYKSAITYLDGEQGILRYRGYPIEQLAERSTFLEVAYLLINGELPNVDELSTFKNEITQHTLLHEDVKNFYRGFPRDAHPMAMLSSVVSALSTFYQDSHNPFDEKQRNLSTIRLLAKLPTIAAYAYKKSVGHPFVYPRNNLGYVENFLRMTFSVPAQDYELDPVVVSALDKLLILHADHEQNCSTSTVRLVGSSQANMFASISAGISALWGPLHGGANQSVLEMLEGIQANGGDVDAFIRKVKNKEDGVRLMGFGHRVYKSFDPRAKIIKAAAHDVLSALGKSDELLDIALKLEEHALSDDYFVSRNLYPNVDFYTGLIYRAMGFPTEMFTVLFALGRLPGWIAQWHEMIKEPGSRIGRPRQIYTGVVERDFVPVEAR, encoded by the coding sequence GTGAGCGACAACTCTGTAGTACTGCGGTTCGGCGATGGCGAGTACACCTACCCGGTGATCGACAGCACCGTCGGCGACAAGGGCTTCGACATCGGCAAGCTCCGCGCCCAGACCGGTCTGGTGACGCTGGACAGCGGGTACGGCAACACCGCCGCGTATAAATCCGCGATCACCTATCTCGACGGTGAGCAGGGCATCCTCCGCTACCGCGGCTACCCGATCGAGCAGCTGGCCGAGCGCTCCACCTTCCTGGAGGTGGCCTACCTGCTGATCAACGGTGAGCTCCCGAACGTCGACGAGCTCTCCACCTTCAAGAACGAGATCACGCAGCACACCCTGCTGCACGAGGACGTCAAGAACTTCTACCGGGGCTTCCCGCGCGACGCCCACCCGATGGCGATGCTCTCCTCGGTCGTCTCGGCGCTGTCGACCTTCTACCAGGACAGCCACAACCCGTTCGACGAGAAGCAGCGCAACCTCTCGACGATCCGGCTGCTCGCCAAGCTCCCGACGATCGCGGCCTACGCGTACAAGAAGTCGGTCGGCCACCCCTTCGTGTACCCGCGCAACAACCTCGGGTACGTCGAGAACTTCCTGCGCATGACCTTCTCGGTCCCCGCGCAGGACTACGAGCTCGACCCGGTCGTCGTCTCGGCGCTCGACAAGCTGCTGATCCTGCACGCCGACCACGAGCAGAACTGTTCGACCTCCACCGTGCGTCTGGTCGGCTCCTCGCAGGCGAACATGTTCGCCTCGATCTCGGCCGGCATCTCCGCGCTGTGGGGCCCGCTGCACGGCGGCGCCAACCAGTCCGTCCTGGAGATGCTGGAGGGCATCCAGGCCAACGGCGGCGACGTCGACGCCTTCATCCGCAAGGTGAAGAACAAGGAGGACGGCGTCCGCCTGATGGGCTTCGGCCACCGGGTGTACAAGTCCTTCGACCCGCGCGCGAAGATCATCAAGGCCGCCGCGCACGACGTGCTGTCCGCTCTCGGCAAGTCCGACGAGCTGCTGGACATCGCCCTCAAGCTGGAGGAGCACGCGCTCTCCGACGACTACTTCGTCTCGCGCAACCTCTACCCCAACGTCGACTTCTACACCGGCCTGATCTACCGCGCCATGGGCTTCCCGACCGAGATGTTCACGGTCCTGTTCGCCCTCGGCCGACTGCCGGGCTGGATCGCCCAGTGGCACGAGATGATCAAGGAGCCCGGCTCCCGCATCGGCCGCCCGCGCCAGATCTACACGGGTGTCGTCGAGCGCGACTTCGTGCCGGTCGAGGCCCGCTGA
- a CDS encoding ATP-dependent RecD-like DNA helicase — translation MTDQAGAAQTGERRLATLEGVLERITYANEENGYTVARVDTGRGAGDLLTVVGSLLGAQVGESLRMEGRWGSHPQYGKQFTVENYTTVLPATVQGIRRYLGSGLVKGIGPVFADRITGHFGLDTLRIIEEEPKRLIEVPGLGPKRTGRIADAWEEQKAIKEVMLFLQTVEVSTSIAVRIYKKYGDASISVVRNQPYRLASDVWGIGFLTADKIAQSVGIPHDSPERVKAGLQYALSQSTDQGHCYLPEERLIADAVKLLQVDTGLVIECLAELAAPAQEGEDPGVVREKVPGPDGGDPVTAVYLVPFHRAELSLSAQLLRLLRSERDRMPGFRDVVWDRALTWLKGRTGAELAPEQEAAVRLALTEKVAVLTGGPGCGKSFTVRSIVELARAKGAKVLLAAPTGRAAKRLAELTGSEASTVHRLLELKPGGDAAYDRDRPLDADLVVVDEASMLDLLLANKLVKAVPPGAHLLFVGDVDQLPSVGAGEVLRDLLAERGPVPAVRLTKVFRQAQQSGVVTNAHRINSGQHPLTDGMKDFFLFVEEDTEEAGRLTVDVAARRIPAKFGLDPRRDIQVLAPMHRGPAGAGHLNGLLQQAITPGRPDLAEKRFGGRVFRVGDKVTQIRNNYDKGENGVFNGTVGVVTSLDQVEQRLTVRTDEDEEVPYEFDELDELAHAYAVTIHRSQGSEYPAVVIPVTTGAWMMLQRNLLYTAVTRAKKLVVLVGSRKAIGQAVRTVSAGRRCTALDFRLSGP, via the coding sequence ATGACCGATCAGGCGGGGGCCGCCCAGACGGGCGAGCGGCGGCTGGCCACGCTCGAAGGCGTGCTCGAACGCATCACGTACGCCAACGAGGAGAACGGCTACACGGTCGCCCGGGTCGACACCGGCCGGGGCGCGGGCGATCTGCTCACCGTCGTCGGCTCCCTGCTCGGCGCCCAGGTCGGCGAGTCCCTGCGCATGGAGGGCCGCTGGGGCTCCCACCCGCAGTACGGCAAGCAGTTCACCGTGGAGAACTACACGACGGTCCTCCCCGCCACCGTCCAGGGCATCCGCCGCTATCTCGGCTCCGGCCTGGTCAAGGGCATCGGACCGGTCTTCGCCGACCGCATCACCGGACACTTCGGCCTGGACACCCTGCGGATCATCGAGGAGGAGCCGAAACGGCTCATCGAGGTCCCCGGGCTCGGACCCAAGCGCACGGGAAGGATCGCCGACGCCTGGGAGGAGCAGAAGGCGATCAAGGAGGTCATGCTCTTCCTCCAGACCGTGGAGGTCTCCACCTCCATCGCGGTCCGCATCTACAAGAAGTACGGCGACGCGTCGATCTCGGTGGTCAGGAACCAGCCCTACCGCCTGGCCTCCGACGTCTGGGGCATCGGCTTCCTCACCGCGGACAAGATCGCCCAGTCCGTGGGCATCCCGCACGACAGCCCCGAGCGCGTCAAGGCCGGCCTCCAGTACGCCCTGTCCCAGTCCACCGACCAGGGCCACTGCTACCTCCCCGAGGAACGGCTGATCGCCGACGCGGTGAAGCTGCTCCAGGTCGACACCGGCCTGGTCATCGAGTGCCTGGCCGAGCTGGCGGCCCCCGCGCAGGAGGGCGAGGACCCCGGAGTCGTCCGGGAGAAGGTGCCGGGCCCGGACGGCGGCGACCCGGTGACGGCGGTCTACCTCGTCCCCTTCCACCGCGCCGAACTCTCCCTCTCCGCACAGCTGCTGCGCCTGCTGCGCAGCGAGCGGGACCGGATGCCCGGCTTCCGTGACGTGGTCTGGGACAGGGCGCTGACCTGGCTGAAGGGGCGCACGGGCGCGGAGCTGGCACCCGAGCAGGAGGCGGCCGTCCGGCTCGCGCTCACCGAGAAGGTCGCGGTCCTGACCGGAGGCCCGGGCTGCGGCAAGTCGTTCACGGTCCGCTCGATCGTGGAACTGGCCCGCGCCAAGGGAGCCAAGGTGCTCCTCGCGGCGCCCACCGGCCGCGCCGCCAAGCGTCTCGCGGAGCTGACCGGATCCGAGGCCTCCACCGTGCACCGGCTGCTGGAGCTCAAGCCGGGCGGCGACGCGGCCTACGACAGGGACCGCCCGCTGGACGCCGACCTGGTGGTCGTGGACGAGGCGTCCATGCTCGACCTGCTGCTCGCCAACAAGCTGGTCAAGGCGGTGCCGCCGGGCGCCCATCTGCTCTTCGTCGGTGACGTGGACCAGCTGCCGAGCGTCGGCGCGGGGGAGGTGCTGCGCGATCTGCTCGCCGAGCGGGGGCCGGTCCCCGCCGTGCGCCTGACCAAGGTCTTCCGCCAGGCCCAGCAGTCCGGGGTGGTGACCAACGCGCACCGGATCAACTCCGGGCAGCACCCGCTCACCGACGGCATGAAGGACTTCTTCCTCTTCGTCGAGGAGGACACCGAGGAGGCCGGGCGGCTCACCGTGGACGTGGCGGCCCGGCGGATTCCGGCCAAGTTCGGACTCGACCCCCGCCGGGACATCCAGGTCCTCGCCCCCATGCACCGCGGCCCGGCCGGCGCCGGCCATCTGAACGGACTGCTCCAGCAGGCCATCACCCCCGGCCGCCCGGACCTCGCCGAGAAGCGGTTCGGCGGCCGCGTGTTCCGGGTCGGCGACAAGGTCACCCAGATCCGCAACAACTACGACAAGGGCGAGAACGGCGTCTTCAACGGCACGGTGGGTGTCGTCACCTCCCTCGACCAGGTCGAACAGCGGCTGACGGTGCGCACCGACGAGGACGAGGAGGTGCCGTACGAATTCGACGAGCTGGACGAGCTGGCCCACGCCTACGCGGTGACGATCCACCGTTCCCAGGGCAGCGAGTACCCGGCGGTGGTGATCCCGGTGACCACGGGCGCCTGGATGATGCTCCAGCGCAATCTGCTCTACACGGCGGTCACCCGGGCCAAGAAGCTGGTCGTTCTCGTCGGTTCGCGCAAGGCGATCGGCCAGGCGGTGCGTACGGTGTCCGCGGGACGCCGGTGCACGGCCCTGGATTTCCGGCTCTCCGGTCCGTGA
- a CDS encoding Gfo/Idh/MocA family oxidoreductase, whose protein sequence is MTRKTVRIAMNGVTGRMGHHQHLVRSILALRDQGGLDLGDGTALWPEPVLVGRRGDALKALAERYGLDHWSTDLDAVLADPSVDVYFDAQVTSAREEALRKAVAAGKHVYTEKPTAAGFGAALELARLADAAGVRHGVVQDKLFLPGLLKLKRLVDGGFFGRILSARGEFGYWVFEGDWQSAQRPSWNYRAEDGGGIVVDMFPHWEYVLHELFGRVTSVQALTATHVPRRWDEHGRPYDATADDAAYGIFELEGGAIAQINSSWTVRVNRDELVEFQVDGTEGSAVAGLRDCRVQHRGSTPRPVWNPDLPAGCSFRDQWQEVPDNTEFDNGFKAQWELFLRHVHTGAPYRWDLLAGARGVQLAELGLRSSAEGRRLDVPEVAL, encoded by the coding sequence GTGACACGCAAGACGGTGCGGATCGCCATGAACGGCGTGACGGGACGCATGGGCCACCACCAGCACCTCGTCCGCTCGATCCTCGCCCTGCGCGACCAGGGCGGACTCGATCTCGGCGACGGCACCGCGCTGTGGCCCGAGCCCGTCCTCGTCGGCCGCCGCGGGGACGCCCTGAAGGCGCTCGCCGAGCGCTACGGCCTGGACCACTGGTCGACGGACCTGGACGCGGTGCTCGCCGATCCCTCCGTCGACGTCTACTTCGACGCGCAGGTGACCTCCGCCCGCGAGGAGGCCCTCAGGAAGGCCGTCGCCGCGGGCAAGCACGTCTACACCGAGAAGCCGACCGCCGCCGGGTTCGGCGCGGCCCTCGAACTGGCCCGTCTCGCCGACGCGGCGGGCGTCAGGCACGGCGTCGTCCAGGACAAGCTCTTCCTCCCCGGCCTGCTCAAACTGAAGCGGCTGGTCGACGGCGGCTTCTTCGGCCGGATCCTGTCCGCCCGCGGGGAGTTCGGCTACTGGGTCTTCGAGGGCGACTGGCAGAGCGCCCAGCGGCCCTCCTGGAACTACCGCGCCGAGGACGGCGGCGGGATCGTCGTCGACATGTTCCCGCACTGGGAGTACGTCCTGCACGAGCTGTTCGGCCGGGTCACCTCGGTGCAGGCGCTCACCGCCACCCACGTCCCGCGGCGCTGGGACGAACACGGCAGGCCCTACGACGCCACGGCCGACGACGCCGCCTACGGCATCTTCGAACTGGAGGGCGGCGCGATCGCCCAGATCAACTCCTCCTGGACCGTGCGCGTCAACCGCGACGAACTCGTGGAGTTCCAGGTCGACGGCACCGAGGGATCGGCCGTCGCCGGACTGCGCGACTGCCGTGTCCAGCACCGTGGTTCGACCCCGAGACCGGTCTGGAACCCGGACCTCCCGGCCGGCTGCTCCTTCCGCGACCAGTGGCAGGAGGTTCCCGACAACACCGAGTTCGACAACGGCTTCAAGGCGCAGTGGGAGCTGTTCCTGCGGCACGTCCACACCGGCGCCCCCTACCGCTGGGACCTCCTCGCCGGTGCCCGCGGCGTCCAGCTCGCCGAACTGGGGCTGAGATCCTCGGCCGAGGGCCGCCGGCTCGACGTGCCGGAGGTCGCCCTGTGA
- a CDS encoding MHYT domain-containing protein produces MQGTVEGFSFGAVTPAASYLVACVGSALGLRCVIRSLSNRQSWKPGWLALGAATIGCGIWTMHFVAMAGFRIQGIPIDYDGRLTALSLVVAIVTAGLGVFAVGYRGATPVTLTAAGILTGLAVVATHYTGMAALKLNGSLGYDSPTVAASVLLAVTAATAALWSAASFRGFPAALGAGLLMGVALTGTHYTGMAALSVHLRGATDASYMTGMYGSSSSASILLPLLIGPVVFLILAGVVVMFDPQLVLGDGDWSRATPRRRRATAAVPERPAHPPRTASLFEPRDQRADRRTSSRGR; encoded by the coding sequence ATGCAAGGCACAGTGGAGGGCTTCTCGTTCGGGGCGGTGACTCCGGCGGCCTCCTACCTCGTCGCCTGTGTGGGCAGCGCCCTGGGGCTGCGCTGCGTCATCCGTTCCCTGAGCAACCGGCAGTCGTGGAAGCCCGGCTGGCTGGCCCTCGGGGCGGCGACCATCGGCTGCGGCATCTGGACCATGCACTTCGTCGCGATGGCCGGCTTCAGGATCCAGGGGATCCCGATCGACTACGACGGTCGGCTGACCGCGCTCAGTCTCGTGGTGGCGATCGTGACGGCCGGCCTCGGCGTCTTCGCCGTGGGGTACCGGGGAGCGACCCCCGTCACCCTGACCGCCGCCGGAATCCTCACCGGGCTCGCCGTGGTCGCCACGCACTACACCGGCATGGCCGCGCTGAAGCTGAACGGGTCCCTGGGGTACGACTCGCCCACGGTCGCGGCCTCCGTCCTGCTCGCGGTCACCGCCGCGACCGCCGCGTTGTGGAGCGCCGCCTCCTTCCGGGGCTTTCCCGCCGCCCTCGGCGCCGGCCTCCTCATGGGCGTCGCCCTGACCGGCACGCACTACACCGGCATGGCCGCCCTCTCGGTGCATCTGCGCGGCGCGACGGACGCCTCGTACATGACCGGGATGTACGGCAGCAGTTCCTCGGCCTCGATCCTGCTCCCCCTGCTCATCGGACCGGTCGTCTTCCTGATCCTGGCCGGAGTGGTGGTGATGTTCGACCCCCAGCTCGTCCTCGGCGACGGGGACTGGAGCCGGGCCACCCCGCGGCGGCGCCGGGCCACGGCCGCCGTGCCCGAGCGGCCCGCGCATCCCCCGCGGACCGCCTCGCTCTTCGAGCCCCGCGACCAGCGGGCGGACCGGCGTACTAGCTCGCGCGGACGGTGA